Sequence from the bacterium genome:
GGATCCGATGAAGATGGCGTTGAGCAGCTGCTGGCCCAATCTGTCCCTATCTAAGCAGGTGGAAGGCAGAAGTTGGGGGGACGGCGGGTCCCCCCAACTCAGATCGCGCTAACTCGGCTTGATCTCGTGGACGAGGGTGAAGCCGCCGCTGCCATCCATGCCGATCACCCATACGGTCTGCCTGACATCGTGGGCGGCGGTGAACTGGAAGGGCCCGAGCGGGGTCTGGATGTTGACCGTCTCCATCGCGGCGCGGAGCCTGTCGCGGTCACCGGCGACGTCGGTGAACGTCAGGTTGGCGCGCTTGGCGGCGTCGGCGATGATCTTGATTCCGGTGTAGCCCTGGGCGGCGAACTGGTCCGGGTCCTTGTTGTACTCGGCTTTGAACGCGTTCACGAAGTCCGCGTTGGACGGAAACGTGTTGCCGATGTACCAGGCGCTGGCGCTGCGCGCGCCCTTGCCGGCGTCCCCAGCCTGCTTCGAGACGGTCGCGGTGTTGAAACCGTTCCCGCCCAGGAACTGGCCTTGCCAGCCCTGCTTGCGGGCCTCGGTCATGATCTTGGCGGGGATGGCGCCCAAGGAGGTGATGAAGATCACGTCCGGCTTGAGCTGTACAGCCTGCGTCACGTAGGGCGAGAGGTCGGGCTCGCCTTTGTTGAACTTGATCGTCGCCAGGAGGTTGATGCCGTTCGAGGCGACGTTGTCCTGGACGATCTTGCCGCCGTCACTCGAGAACTTGTCGTCCTGGGCAACCAGCAGCACGCCCGTCTTGGGGTGAGAGTCGTCGACGTAGGACTTGATGTTGTCCGGGATCGCGGTCTGCTCGCCCAGGCTGTCACGGAACACGTACTTGCACGCGGTCGTATCCGGGAAGTTGCAGTCGGGGACGATGTGGATGCCGGTGGTGCTGACCGCCAGGATCGGGGTCTTCAAGCTCTCGGCCAGCGGGTGCACGCCGACGGCGGAATTGGAGAGCGTGGGGCCGAGCAGGGCGAGGTCCTGGTCCTGCTGGATGGCGGTCTGCGCCAGCTGGGCCGACTGGGCCTTCAAGGAGGCGTCGTCGTCGACCTTCAGCTGGATGGTGGCGCCGTTGACACCGCCGGCCGCATTGATCTGTTTGACCGCGAGATTCATCCCGTCCCGGCTCATAGGTCCGTAGACGCCCCCCGGGCCGCTGATGGAGAGGATGGCCCCGAGCTTGATCACCTTGCCCGAGTAAGAGTTGCCGCCTCCGCCACCACCGCCAGTCGAGCCACAGGCCGCGACCACGATGCCCACCACCAGACAGCAAACCAAGCGCAATAGCTTCATCTCTTTCCCTCAAAAATGGCCTGTTGGCGTTGCTTAACGTACCAAACCGGCGGCCAGGGCCCTAGGTGAGCTCCACCGGCACGACTTCCAATGTGACCAGGTTGTCGGCGCGCACGATCGTCAGCGCCAGCTTCGACCCGATGCGCGCTTCGACCATCAACCGCTGCAGGTCACCCGCCTTGGCGACGGGGGTGTCGCCGACGGAGACGATGATGTCGCCGCTGTGCAACGCCGCCTGCGACGCGGGGCTGCCGCTCACGACTTCCTGCACCTCGACCCCGGCCTTGCGTCCCACACGCTGCCCGGCGGCCGGACTCAGCGCGCGCGTTCCTCCCGCGATTCCCAAATAGGCCCGGCGCACGCGTCCGTTGCGCATCAAAGCGGAGAGGATCGCCTGCGTCGTGGCGTTCATCGGCACCGCCAAGCCCAACCCCATCCCGGCGACGGCGGTGTTGACCCCGATCAGCTGCGCCTGCCAATCGGCGAGTGCGCCTCCGGAGTTGCCGGGATTCAGCGCCGCGTCGGTCTGGATGACGTCCTCGATGAAGCGGCGATGCCCGTTGCCGTCGGCGGTCGCCAGCGAGCGGCCTAACCCGCTGACGACCCCCGACGTGACGGACCCGGAAAATCCCATGGGGTTGCCGATGGCGACGACCAGCTGACCGACGCGCAGGTGGTCGGCGTTGCCGATGCGCACCGGCGCGAGCGTCGCCGCGCGGGCGCGCGCCACGGCGAGGTCCGACAGCGGGTCGGCGCCGACCACGTCGACGTCGTACTCGGTGCCGTCGAGGAAGGATGCGCTCGCGGACCCGGCCTGGGCGACGACGTGCGCCGAGGTCACCAGGAAACCGTCGGGGGTGATGGCCACACCCGAGCCGGCGCCGCCACCGGGGCGCCCAGGCCGGCCGATGCGAAGGCTGGCGACGGACGGGAGGACGCGTTCCGCGACCGCGGTGACGGTGGTCGAGTAGGCGTCGAGCGCGTCGCGCTCGGTTGGCATCACGGTCGCATGCTCGCCCATGCTGTTACAAGATTACCCAGCAACGGACAAGTTAAACCTGGGCGGTTGCGGAGGCGCCGCCAGTGGCAGCGGCCGCCGCGCTACGCCGGGTAGACGGAGATTTCGGTGGCTTTGACCGCCACCCACGTCTCGGCGCCGGTCTCGAGCCTGAGCTCGCGCACCGCGGCGGGCGTCACCTCCGCCACCAGTGACACGGGCCCGCTGACGCGCACCCTGACGCGATCGCCGTGAAGGTCGATCTCCTCGGCGCGGCCGCGCCAGACGTTGCGGGGAGTGCCCTCGGGCCGCGACGGGTAGAGGGCCACCGCGCGGGGATGGATGACGGCGAAGACGTCGCCCTCGCCCGCCTCGGGCGCCGTCAACAAGCCTCCTCCCGTCAATTCGATGTGGTCGCCGTGGGCATGGCCGCGAAGCAGGTTGACCCCGGCAAGGTCGGCGACGAAGCGCGACCTCGGGCGCGCGGTGACCTCGCCCGGAGCTCCGCTCTGAACGATGCGGCCGGCCTCGAGCACCACCAGCCGGTCGGCGAGGGCGATCGCCTCCAGCGGATCGTGCGTCACCAGCAGCCGCACGCCATTGAAGGCGGCGAGCTGCAGCGAAAGCTCGCGACGGACCTCGGCGCGCACGGTGACGTCGAGCGCGGACAGCGGTTCGTCCAGCAGGAGCAGCCCGGGCTCGGTCGCCAGCGTCCGCAGGAGGGCGACGCGTTGCGCCTGGCCGCCGGAGAGTGAGCGTGGCATCGAGCCCGCTCTGTCGCCGAGCCCGGCTCGGTTCAGCCAGGTGCGCGCGACCGCGGCCGCGTCATGCCGGCCTTGCGCACGCAGCCCGAACGCGACGTTGTCGAGCACCGTCAGGTGAGGGAAGAGGACGTGGTCTTGGAATACGAGCCCGACGCGACGCCGCTCGGTGGGCACGTGCACGTTCGTCGCGGAATCCTCGAGGACCTCGCCGCCGAGCTCGACGCGACCTTCCACCGGTATCAATCCGGCGAGCGCGCGCAGAAGCGTCGTCTTGCCGGCGCCATTGGGTCCCAGGACGGCGACCGTTTCGCCCGCCGCCACGGCGAGGTCCACGTCGAGGGCAAAACCCGCGCGCTTGACGCGCAGGCGCGCGGACAGGCTTTGAAGGCGCGCCGTTGGCGCCCCTACCGTGCTCACAGCGCGCCCAGCCAGCGCTCCCGCATGCCGACCAGGATCGCCAGCGAGACGGTTAGGAGGATGAGGCTCAAGACGATCGCGCTCTCGGGATGCGTCTCGAGCGCGACGTAGACGGCGATCGGCATCGTCTGCGTCCGCCCCGGGAGATTGCCCGCGAAGGTGATCGTGGCGCCGAACTCGCCGAGCGCCCGCGCCCAGCAGAGCACCGCGCCGGAGAAGATCGCCGGCCGCAGCAGCGGGAGCGTGACGCGAGCGAACACCATCCAGCCCCCTGCGCCGAGCGCGCGCGCCGCTTCCTCGTAGCGCTGGTCGAGAGAGCGCAGGCCGGCTTCGACCGCGATGACGAGGAAGGGCATGGCGACGAAGGTCTCCGCGATGACGGCGGCGGCGGTCGTGAAGGGGATCTGGATGCCGAACCCCGCGTAGAGAAGAGAGCCGACCAGGCCGCGGCGCCCGAAGGCGAGCAGCAGGGCGACCCCTCCGACCACGGGGGGAAGGACCATCGGCAGCGTCGTGAGGGCGCGAAGGAGGTTGCGCAGGGTGCCGTGCGTCCTGGCCAGGACGAGGGCAAGGGGGATGCCGAGCAGCATGGCGACCGCGGTGGCGGCAAGCGAGCAGAAAAGCGAGAGGCCCAGCGCGGTGAGCGTCTGGGGGGCGCTGATCGCGCTGATCGCCTGGTTCCAGGGAGCGCGGACGATCAGGCCGGCGAGGGGGAGGACGAAGAGAAGGAGTCCCAGCGCCGCCAGCAGCTTGAGGGGCGCCGGTACCCGGGTGGAGTTCACACTCCTTCGAAGCCGGCCGCTTTCAGGATCGCCTGGCCGCCGGCCGACAGGACGAAGCCGAGGAACGCGTTGGCGCCCGAGGGGTTGGAGGCCGACTTGAGGACCGCGATCGGATAGTCGGCGATCACGTTCTGGCCGTCCGGGATCGAAATCCCGTCGACCTGGCCGCTGGTGGCGATGTCGCTGACGTACACGATCCCCGCATCGGCTTCACCCAGTGCGACCTTGCTCAGCACCCCCGTGACCTGGGGCTCGAGGCTGGCGGGATGAACCGTGACGTGCCCCCTGGCCAACGCCTGCTGCGCGTATTTGCCGGCCGGGACGGAAGGATCCGCCAGCACCACGACCAGGCCTGGGCGGGCGAGGTCGGCGAGGCTGTGGATGCCCTTGGGGTTGCCGCGCTCGACCGCGATCTCAAGCCGGTTATGGGCGAAGACGTGCGACGAGCCCGAGATCAGTCCGCTCGAATCGACCGTGGCCATGTGCATCACGTCGGCGGAGGCGAACACGTCCGCCTGCGCTCCCTGCGCCAGCTGAGCGGTGAGGGTCTGCGAGCCCGCGTAGTTGAACGTGGTCGTGATGTTCTGCTGCGCCTGGAGCTGCCTGGCGATCTTGTCGAAAGCGGGTTGCAGGGATGAGGCGGCGAAGACCGTCAGGGTGGACGGCGAAGGTGTCACGCCGCAAGCGGCCTGCTTGCAGCCGCCGGTCTCGCCGCCGCCACACGCGACCGTCAACGTGCAGGCGAGCAGTGCGATCAGCCCCTTAAGCACCGGGCAGCTCCACGCCGACGTTGGTCGACTTCACGACTGCGACGGCCGGCATCCCCGGCTTGAGGTCGAGCTCGTCGACCGCTTCGCGGGTGAGGAGGGAGACCAGGCGGTGGGGCCCGGCCTGGATCTCGACCTGGGCCGCGACCTTGTCCTTGATGACGCGGGTCACGATGCCGGGAAAGCGATTGCGAGCCGATTGGGCGACGAAGACCTCGGGCGCCTGGGCGCGCTTGGGCTTGGCGACTCGAGCGAGGGAAGCGCCGTCGATCAGCCGCTGGCCGCCTGAGCTGCGGACCGCGAGCAGCCGGCCGTCATCGACCATGCGCCGGACGGTGTCGGCGCCGACCCCGAGCATCTTGGCGGCCTGCCCCAGCCGATAGCTAGGCATTCGGCTTCGAATCCTAGCAGGAGCGAGGTTCGCCTAGCATCTCCCCTGCGACCAGGCACGGCCCCACTTCGCGGGCCCTCCCTTCCCGTTCGGGCCCCTCCCCCAACCCGACTCACCGTACTCCAGCAGCCTAGGTTCGGCCCAGGTCGAATACCACCCTGCCGGTTAAGGGCACAAAACCCGGCGCGACCTCTGAAGTGTCAGGCCGGGTGGACGAGCTCCAGGCGTGCGGCGCGGTAAAACCAGAACGTGATCAACAGGATCGCCCCGTCGACGGCGAAATTGGCCAGGAAGGCATAGGGAAAGCCGCCGGACACGAAGAGCACCAGCGAAGTCAGGGAGCTCGATGCCTTGGCCAGCATCAGAAACTGCACCGGCTGGGCCGCGATCTTCACGCCTCGCTGTGCGACCCACGAGAACGCCGCCACCAGGACCATGTAGGGCGCGGCCAGCGTCAGCCAGAAATCCTGG
This genomic interval carries:
- the modA gene encoding molybdate ABC transporter substrate-binding protein — protein: MLKGLIALLACTLTVACGGGETGGCKQAACGVTPSPSTLTVFAASSLQPAFDKIARQLQAQQNITTTFNYAGSQTLTAQLAQGAQADVFASADVMHMATVDSSGLISGSSHVFAHNRLEIAVERGNPKGIHSLADLARPGLVVVLADPSVPAGKYAQQALARGHVTVHPASLEPQVTGVLSKVALGEADAGIVYVSDIATSGQVDGISIPDGQNVIADYPIAVLKSASNPSGANAFLGFVLSAGGQAILKAAGFEGV
- a CDS encoding helix-turn-helix domain-containing protein; the encoded protein is MPSYRLGQAAKMLGVGADTVRRMVDDGRLLAVRSSGGQRLIDGASLARVAKPKRAQAPEVFVAQSARNRFPGIVTRVIKDKVAAQVEIQAGPHRLVSLLTREAVDELDLKPGMPAVAVVKSTNVGVELPGA
- the modB gene encoding molybdate ABC transporter permease subunit, producing the protein MNSTRVPAPLKLLAALGLLLFVLPLAGLIVRAPWNQAISAISAPQTLTALGLSLFCSLAATAVAMLLGIPLALVLARTHGTLRNLLRALTTLPMVLPPVVGGVALLLAFGRRGLVGSLLYAGFGIQIPFTTAAAVIAETFVAMPFLVIAVEAGLRSLDQRYEEAARALGAGGWMVFARVTLPLLRPAIFSGAVLCWARALGEFGATITFAGNLPGRTQTMPIAVYVALETHPESAIVLSLILLTVSLAILVGMRERWLGAL
- a CDS encoding PDZ domain-containing protein encodes the protein MGEHATVMPTERDALDAYSTTVTAVAERVLPSVASLRIGRPGRPGGGAGSGVAITPDGFLVTSAHVVAQAGSASASFLDGTEYDVDVVGADPLSDLAVARARAATLAPVRIGNADHLRVGQLVVAIGNPMGFSGSVTSGVVSGLGRSLATADGNGHRRFIEDVIQTDAALNPGNSGGALADWQAQLIGVNTAVAGMGLGLAVPMNATTQAILSALMRNGRVRRAYLGIAGGTRALSPAAGQRVGRKAGVEVQEVVSGSPASQAALHSGDIIVSVGDTPVAKAGDLQRLMVEARIGSKLALTIVRADNLVTLEVVPVELT
- a CDS encoding ABC transporter ATP-binding protein produces the protein MSTVGAPTARLQSLSARLRVKRAGFALDVDLAVAAGETVAVLGPNGAGKTTLLRALAGLIPVEGRVELGGEVLEDSATNVHVPTERRRVGLVFQDHVLFPHLTVLDNVAFGLRAQGRHDAAAVARTWLNRAGLGDRAGSMPRSLSGGQAQRVALLRTLATEPGLLLLDEPLSALDVTVRAEVRRELSLQLAAFNGVRLLVTHDPLEAIALADRLVVLEAGRIVQSGAPGEVTARPRSRFVADLAGVNLLRGHAHGDHIELTGGGLLTAPEAGEGDVFAVIHPRAVALYPSRPEGTPRNVWRGRAEEIDLHGDRVRVRVSGPVSLVAEVTPAAVRELRLETGAETWVAVKATEISVYPA